A stretch of DNA from Bacillus sp. FJAT-45350:
TTAAAGAACTCTTTACATACAAGTTAATAAGGACTACGCTAGTTAATAAAGTGTTTTTTTAGCTATTAAAGCAAGGAGAAGATTAGATGACGAAAAAAATTAAGATTGTTACAGATTCTACAGTTGACCTTCCGCAAGAAATTATAAACCAATTTGGGATAACAGTTGTTCCTTTAACGATAACGATTGATGGAACATCTTATTTAGATCAAGTTGAGTTAGGCTCTCATGAATTTATCGCTAAATTAAAGGCGAGTAAAGAGTTACCGAAAACGTCTCAACCATCTGCGGGTTCTTTTGCGGAAGTATATGAGAAATTAGGTGAGGATGGAAGTGAAATCCTTTCTATTCATATAACTGAAGGAATGAGTGGAACAGCATCGTCAGCAAGAGCGGCAGCTGAGATGGTTGAAGCTGATGTGACAGTTGTTAATTCACGTTTTATTTCTTTCGCCTGTGCATTTCAAGTATTAGAGGCAGCAAAAATGGCAGAGAACGGTAGTACAATGGAAGAGATAGTAGCTCGACTTGACGAAATTCGTTCCAACACTACCTTATATATTATGGTAGATACACTTGAGTATTTAATTAAAGGTGGACGAATTGGAAAAATGCAGGCGTTACTAGGCTCATTATTAAAGATTAAGCCGGTTGCAGCTATGCCTGATGGAGCGTTAGTATCTGCAACAAAAGTACGTACACATTCACAGCTTGTTAAATTCTATTTAAATCAATTACTGGAAGATGCAAAAGGCAAAACGATAAAAGGGATTGGTATTGCACATGCAGATTCCAAAGAGTTATCTGAAAAAATTAAAGCTGAAATAGAAGAGCAAACTGGATTTACTGAAACGATGATTGTAGATACAACACCGGTCATCAGTGCCCATGCAGGACCTGGTGCGGTTGCATTAATGTATTATGCAGAATAATAAGGAGACGTTCTAATTGGACAGAGACGTAGCATTCGAAGTAGTAGTAGGAAGTCAAAACTATAATCTCCAAGATGAACACTCAGATAAAGATTATAAGCGGTTTCTTTTACCGACCTTTCAAGACTTATATGATCAAAAATACTATAAGAGTTCTATGACGAGTAGTGAAATGGATATTGAAATACATGATATACGAAAGCTAGACCTCTTATTTTGGAAAGCGAATGTTAATTTTTTAGAGGTGCTCTTCTCGGAGGAGATTGTATTTCCTAATGACAAAGAATACTACCTTGCTATTTCTAAAAATATCAGTGAATTATTTTCTCTTAAAAATGAAATTTCGATTATGAACTTGCCTTATTTATACCATGCTTGCTTTGGGATGTATGAAACAAAGAAAAAGCAGCTACAACGTGATGTGGAACAAGGGCTAAAATCATCTGCAAGTAAGCACATGTTGACAAGTTATCGGATATTGGACTTTCTCACTCGGTTTGCAGATAATGACTTTAGTAACTTCAAACAAGCGATTTATTACCATGATAATGAGCGGAAAGAGCTATTACAGTTTAAGAATGAACCGTTTGTGATGGAACAGTGGGAGAATAGAATTAAGCTGAAATACAAAGAGACAGCCCAATTAAGAGCTACTTACTTATCCCATTCTCCAAACGAACAAACAAGAAAAAAAGTGAAGTGCTTGCTTTATAGTATTGTTTACAATTATACAAGGTATCAATTAAACAGGCGTTAACCATATGATGACATATGGTTAACGCCTGTTTTTAGGTTAGATTTGAAACTTGATTAGAAGGACAATCCTTCACGCAATCTTCAAGAAACTAAACTCTTCAGTTTCTATTTTACAGCTTCTTTTAGTTGTTTTCCTGGTTTGAATGCAGGCGTTTTACTTGCTGCGATATCGATTTCTTCACCAGTTTGTGGATTTCTTCCTTTTCTAGCAGCTCTCTCACGTACTTCAAAGTTTCCGAATCCGATTAATTGTATTGTTTCACCTTTTGCTAGAGTATCTGAAATCGTTTCAAAAATGGCGTTTACTGCACTTGTAGCATCCTTCTTTGAAAGCTCTGAACGTTCTGCAACCTCGTTTACTAGTTCCGTTTTATTCATAAATAAACCCTCCCGTTAAAATCTACTATTTTATTATTGCTGCTAACATGTTTTCCTAATTCTCTCTTTTTATACATGAAAAATCAACTTTTTTCTATTCAAAATCAAATATTTGTTACTAATGTATGAAAAATGATGTTATTTAGCGATGGTTTTGAAAAAGTCTAAAGTAGATAAACTAAGGTCAATGAAATGAAAAAGTAAATCATGATTTCTTATTTTGCTACCTTATGCTTTATATTGTGTATTGTAGCATTTATTTCTCCACCGATGACAAGAATAAGTCCACTTAAGAAGAACCAAAGCATTAAGATGATTACCCCACCAAGACTTCCGTATGTAGCAGAAAAGTTGCCGAAGTTTGTTACGAACGTAGAAAATGCTAGAGAAATTAATTGCCAGCTAATCGTAGCGAAAACTGCACCGAATATAACATAACGAAATGGTAGCTTTTTGGCTGGTGCGATGTAATAAATCACCATTAAGACCGCTGACATAATCCCGATTCCAATGATCCAACGAAGTCGGTTTAATGCTGTGAAAGTACCATCAGGTATTTGTAACAACTGGTCAATACCCTCTAATATTAATCGGCCGAACACAGGTAAAAGTAGCGTGACGATAAATACTATAAGCATTCCTAATGTCATAATAATAGACATAACTCTTACTTTAACAAATGAACGGGTTTCATCAACGTTATGAGCTTTGTTAAGAGCTCGTATTAATGCATTCATTCCGTTCGAAGCGGACCATATCGTAGCAAGTATACCAAAAGAGAGTAATCCACCTTGAGGTTCACTGACAACTTCCAAGATAGTAACAGTGAACAAGTCACCTAATTCACCAGGGATATAATCCTCGATAAAATGATAGATTTGTTCTGTGTCAATGGGTAAATATGGCATAAGTGCTAGTAAAAAAATAAGTAACGGAAAGATAGACAACATGAAATAAAACGCGAGAGTTGCTGCCCAATCTTGGACTGGGTCTTTTTTGAGTTGCTCAATAAATTCCTTTGTGAAGAGGGAGCTTGTTTTACTTTTTACCATAGGTTTCATCCTTCTGAAATATTTTAATATGTCATTCTTGTTTTCATCTTACTATATATTCCCAACAAGGTAGAGGGATAAACAATAATTTGGTAGGAGATATTTATCGAAATTATTCTATGCATAGTGGTATTATTAGTATGAGAGGTGAAATCAATGAATAGGTCAAAAATTTTATTACAGACTTCTGCAATTTATGCAGTAATTGGTGTATTTCTAGGGGGGCATATGGCAGGTGCTGGCTCCTATTTATTCCGAGCAATCCATGCTCATATTCTAGTAGTAGGGTGGCTTTCCTTGTTTGCTTTTGCTATTTTCTATAGTCTTTATTACATCCCGAAAAGTTCAATTCTAGCAAAAGTTCATGTATGGACTTCATTTATAGGGACACTAGGGTTTATTGCCGGAATGTGGGCTTATTATTTTAAGCCTGAATTTTTATCTGAGGTTGCTCAGCTAGTGTTTTTTATTGCTGGAGGAACAATACTAATGATAGGTTTCTTTGCATTTGCGATATTAGTATTTGTACATGGGCGAGCAATTACAGACAAAGAAGAAGCGTAAATCTGAGACTGCTGATAAGGTTCAATATAGTGGATTCAGGAAAAGGCTGCTGGAAAAGTGGAAAGACACACTTTTTCAGCAGCCTTAGTAAATCTACGTTTCTTTTTTGTCTTGAGAAAATCCTATTATCATATTAAAAAAAATGGAGGAGATAGCATTTGAATACATATCGCGCCAAAGAATCGAAAACGTTGTGGGTTATTTTACTAGTTGTCGCGACGTTAAACCTTCTCTTCTTAGACCAACATTTTTCGTACTTTCCTTATTTATTTATCATTTTGATACTTTTAGCGATATTCTTAAATTATGAGCTAATTATTGATAAAGGAAAATTAACATACAAAATTAAAATTTTCAATATTACTCTTCAAAACAAAACAATAACACCAGACAAGATTAAGGAATGTTACTTCATTAAAGTTGGAGAAAAGATAAATGTGTTAATCAAAGTCAAAGAAGGTTTTCGTTGGAGGTTAACTGGATTTACACCAGAGAGTTATCACGCTGATTTGTATGAATTTATGAGAGAAAATAATGTAGACATCCAAACGGTAAATGGTTATTCAAAGGACCAATAGGATATATGAATAACGAAATAAGTGAAATTTTATGTATTCTAATTTTTCAGTCATTTTAATAGACATATCCTAACATTATCACGTATACTCTTTACTATAGTACTGGGATAAACAGATAAGAAGGAGTGGTCTTAAGATGCCGACAGTTGAAAGTTTTGAACTTGACCATACAATAGTAAAAGCACCCTTTGTACGTCATTGTGGTACACATTTAGTTGGAAAAGAT
This window harbors:
- a CDS encoding DegV family protein — protein: MTKKIKIVTDSTVDLPQEIINQFGITVVPLTITIDGTSYLDQVELGSHEFIAKLKASKELPKTSQPSAGSFAEVYEKLGEDGSEILSIHITEGMSGTASSARAAAEMVEADVTVVNSRFISFACAFQVLEAAKMAENGSTMEEIVARLDEIRSNTTLYIMVDTLEYLIKGGRIGKMQALLGSLLKIKPVAAMPDGALVSATKVRTHSQLVKFYLNQLLEDAKGKTIKGIGIAHADSKELSEKIKAEIEEQTGFTETMIVDTTPVISAHAGPGAVALMYYAE
- a CDS encoding DNA polymerase beta superfamily protein — encoded protein: MDRDVAFEVVVGSQNYNLQDEHSDKDYKRFLLPTFQDLYDQKYYKSSMTSSEMDIEIHDIRKLDLLFWKANVNFLEVLFSEEIVFPNDKEYYLAISKNISELFSLKNEISIMNLPYLYHACFGMYETKKKQLQRDVEQGLKSSASKHMLTSYRILDFLTRFADNDFSNFKQAIYYHDNERKELLQFKNEPFVMEQWENRIKLKYKETAQLRATYLSHSPNEQTRKKVKCLLYSIVYNYTRYQLNRR
- a CDS encoding HU family DNA-binding protein, with protein sequence MNKTELVNEVAERSELSKKDATSAVNAIFETISDTLAKGETIQLIGFGNFEVRERAARKGRNPQTGEEIDIAASKTPAFKPGKQLKEAVK
- a CDS encoding YihY/virulence factor BrkB family protein, encoding MVKSKTSSLFTKEFIEQLKKDPVQDWAATLAFYFMLSIFPLLIFLLALMPYLPIDTEQIYHFIEDYIPGELGDLFTVTILEVVSEPQGGLLSFGILATIWSASNGMNALIRALNKAHNVDETRSFVKVRVMSIIMTLGMLIVFIVTLLLPVFGRLILEGIDQLLQIPDGTFTALNRLRWIIGIGIMSAVLMVIYYIAPAKKLPFRYVIFGAVFATISWQLISLAFSTFVTNFGNFSATYGSLGGVIILMLWFFLSGLILVIGGEINATIHNIKHKVAK